A single genomic interval of Metasolibacillus fluoroglycofenilyticus harbors:
- the flgK gene encoding flagellar hook-associated protein FlgK: MRSTFMGLEINKSGLFLQQSALYTTGHNIANANTLGYSRQRVNMQALPGYPSPGLNSPKMPGHLGTGAEAHSVQRVRDEFIDRQYRQETNKLGYWEEQTKAIEQMEDILSEPSEFGINKSFDNFWQAMEDVVANSKDTAARQVLIAKARALAESFNYTDKQLKTVQSNLGAQIEADTNTVNSLLRQIAEINRQIMAVEPNGYVTNDLYDARDVLVDKLNEYLPVQVERVPSGGNASPVSEGSLTITYRPVGSAEPIILVHGKEFAEISINNASGKINGTEPLEPFTEMLVDWKGSALADIVPPIDKLNSGAVLAINESYDYSTFEPGKGKLLSNINSYGHSNGQGLYPEMLDKLDQLVETFVTTFNALHQSGYGLNDSTGQDFFEAGGLTAATIKVRDDILPEDIAASSELGEQGNNKNILDMAKSQTEVQVGLNGATYQGFFKSMIGDLGVRGEEAIRSEYNSGTLRLSVENKRAAMSSVSLDEEMTNMIMFQQAYNANARMITVVDETLDRIINGMGRVGL; encoded by the coding sequence ACCGGGCTTAAATTCACCCAAAATGCCTGGACACTTAGGAACGGGGGCAGAGGCTCACTCTGTTCAACGCGTTCGTGACGAATTTATCGACCGCCAATATCGCCAAGAAACGAATAAACTTGGCTATTGGGAGGAACAAACAAAGGCAATCGAGCAAATGGAAGATATTTTATCTGAGCCTTCTGAATTTGGTATAAATAAATCATTCGATAACTTTTGGCAGGCAATGGAAGATGTTGTTGCAAATTCAAAAGATACAGCAGCAAGACAGGTGCTTATTGCAAAAGCACGTGCGTTAGCAGAATCCTTTAACTATACGGACAAGCAATTAAAAACAGTTCAGAGCAATCTAGGAGCGCAAATCGAAGCGGATACGAACACAGTAAATTCTTTGCTTCGACAAATTGCAGAAATCAACAGACAAATTATGGCGGTTGAACCGAATGGCTATGTGACAAATGATTTATATGATGCGCGCGATGTACTTGTAGATAAGTTGAACGAATATTTACCTGTACAAGTGGAGCGTGTACCGTCAGGTGGAAACGCTAGCCCTGTATCGGAAGGGAGTTTAACTATTACATACCGCCCAGTAGGCAGCGCGGAGCCAATAATACTTGTACATGGTAAAGAGTTTGCAGAAATTAGCATCAATAATGCTAGTGGTAAAATCAATGGAACAGAACCGCTTGAACCATTTACAGAAATGCTTGTTGATTGGAAAGGTAGTGCACTAGCAGATATCGTGCCGCCAATCGATAAGTTGAATTCAGGTGCTGTGTTAGCCATAAATGAAAGCTATGACTACAGCACGTTTGAACCAGGAAAAGGCAAGCTTTTATCCAATATTAACTCTTATGGCCATAGTAATGGACAAGGGTTATATCCAGAGATGCTCGATAAGCTTGATCAATTAGTTGAAACTTTTGTAACTACATTCAACGCACTTCATCAGAGCGGATATGGGTTAAACGATTCAACAGGTCAGGATTTCTTTGAAGCAGGAGGCTTAACAGCAGCAACAATCAAAGTAAGAGATGATATTCTTCCAGAGGATATTGCGGCATCAAGTGAACTTGGCGAACAAGGAAATAATAAAAATATTCTCGATATGGCAAAGTCGCAAACAGAAGTTCAAGTAGGACTGAATGGCGCGACATACCAAGGTTTCTTCAAATCAATGATTGGTGATTTAGGAGTTAGAGGAGAGGAAGCGATTCGCAGTGAATATAACTCAGGGACGCTGCGCTTAAGTGTTGAAAACAAGCGTGCTGCGATGAGCTCAGTATCACTTGACGAAGAAATGACAAATATGATTATGTTCCAACAAGCATACAATGCGAATGCACGTATGATTACAGTAGTTGACGAAACGTTAGACAGAATTATTAACGGAATGGGGCGCGTAGGTTTATAA
- the flgL gene encoding flagellar hook-associated protein FlgL — protein MRVTQSMLSNNMLRNLNTSYGKLGKLQEQLYSGKKITRPSDDPVIAIKGMSYRTELDRTTQYKRNIGEANTWLDTTDDALGQAGEILNRVKELVVQAANDTNVVEDREKMQKEMEQLKRQLQDIANTQIGDKYIFSGTQTDKPLYVDGVPNPNIVPGTTGLDADIEIDVFEAVRINVNTPGKDMFEEIDNFMDTIITTLQTGTGEEIGELLGDIAAGTNDSLADIHGTLLKSRADVGARQNRVELMEQRLDLHEINVTKQMSMNEDTEYAATITELVTQESIHQAGLSVGAKIIQQTLVDFIR, from the coding sequence ATGCGCGTTACACAATCGATGCTATCAAACAATATGCTACGTAACTTAAACACAAGCTACGGCAAACTAGGAAAGCTACAGGAACAGCTTTACTCTGGTAAAAAAATTACTCGTCCTTCTGATGACCCAGTTATTGCAATTAAAGGTATGTCCTATCGCACAGAGCTAGACCGCACAACGCAATACAAACGCAATATTGGTGAAGCAAATACTTGGTTGGACACTACTGATGATGCATTAGGACAGGCAGGAGAGATTTTAAATCGTGTGAAAGAGCTTGTTGTACAGGCGGCTAATGATACGAATGTTGTAGAAGACCGAGAAAAAATGCAAAAAGAAATGGAACAGTTAAAACGCCAACTTCAGGATATTGCTAATACTCAAATTGGCGATAAATATATTTTCTCTGGCACTCAAACGGATAAACCGTTATATGTGGATGGAGTTCCAAACCCAAACATTGTGCCGGGGACTACAGGTCTAGATGCAGATATTGAAATTGATGTTTTCGAAGCAGTGCGCATTAATGTCAATACACCAGGGAAAGATATGTTTGAAGAGATTGATAATTTTATGGATACGATTATTACCACTCTTCAAACTGGTACAGGAGAAGAAATTGGTGAATTATTAGGTGATATAGCTGCCGGAACTAATGACTCATTGGCTGATATACACGGTACGCTACTTAAAAGTCGTGCAGATGTAGGTGCTCGACAAAATCGAGTAGAATTAATGGAGCAAAGACTAGATTTGCATGAAATTAATGTCACAAAGCAAATGTCGATGAATGAAGATACTGAATATGCGGCTACAATTACAGAGCTTGTGACGCAAGAATCTATTCATCAAGCGGGCTTATCAGTTGGCGCAAAAATTATTCAACAAACACTAGTAGACTTTATTCGATAA
- a CDS encoding DUF6470 family protein, whose product MRLPQISIHTTDIQMDWQIHKPIQHIKQPRAEQRISQPAATVEIHTQKGKLSIDSSQARRDLGNYPTSEMIMRYAQEGRQEMMKGISRRVREGRQMMLNAGKGQRGAIIQQIAMQNSGPKRPGPYNIKFVPSVGSVKVNYRPATVDVNIQRNEPKIDVKVNKPIHDYTPGKVKGTMIQRPRVDIDVIG is encoded by the coding sequence ATGCGACTCCCACAAATTTCAATTCACACGACCGATATTCAGATGGATTGGCAAATTCATAAACCAATTCAGCATATTAAGCAACCGAGAGCAGAGCAAAGAATTTCTCAGCCCGCAGCTACTGTGGAAATCCATACACAAAAAGGAAAGCTATCAATTGATTCGTCACAGGCACGCCGTGATTTAGGCAACTATCCTACTAGCGAAATGATTATGCGTTATGCGCAGGAGGGACGCCAAGAGATGATGAAAGGGATTTCGAGACGCGTGCGAGAAGGACGTCAAATGATGTTAAATGCAGGTAAGGGACAGCGAGGCGCTATCATTCAACAAATAGCAATGCAAAATAGTGGGCCAAAACGACCGGGACCATACAATATCAAATTCGTACCTTCAGTCGGCTCTGTGAAAGTAAACTACAGACCGGCGACAGTTGATGTCAATATTCAGCGTAACGAACCAAAAATCGACGTAAAGGTGAATAAACCAATCCATGACTATACACCTGGGAAAGTAAAAGGTACAATGATACAAAGACCACGAGTGGATATAGATGTTATCGGTTAA
- the fliW gene encoding flagellar assembly protein FliW yields MNIETKFFGEVAIKKEDILIFEAGVPGFPDAQKFVLLPLDADLPLVVLQSIEKQELGFILAYPFAFKKEYSFDISEEEKRALQIEQEDDVVAYAIVTLKETFQESTMNLLAPIVINTKKKFGKQIVLQDSELYPLRYPIGLEEGSAK; encoded by the coding sequence ATGAACATTGAAACAAAATTCTTCGGGGAAGTAGCAATTAAAAAAGAAGATATTTTAATTTTTGAGGCAGGAGTACCTGGTTTCCCAGACGCACAAAAGTTTGTACTTCTACCATTAGACGCTGATTTACCATTAGTCGTTTTACAATCTATTGAAAAACAGGAATTAGGCTTCATACTTGCTTACCCATTTGCTTTTAAAAAGGAATACTCTTTTGATATTAGTGAAGAAGAAAAAAGAGCATTACAAATTGAGCAAGAAGATGATGTAGTTGCTTATGCAATCGTCACATTAAAAGAAACTTTCCAAGAATCGACGATGAATTTGTTAGCCCCAATTGTTATTAATACGAAGAAAAAATTTGGGAAGCAAATTGTTTTGCAGGACAGCGAGCTTTATCCTTTACGCTATCCAATTGGATTAGAGGAAGGAAGTGCCAAGTAA
- the csrA gene encoding carbon storage regulator CsrA, whose protein sequence is MLVLSRKTGESIMIGDQIEVKVLSVDGDQVKLGIVAPKSVKVHRSEVFESIQEQNKEALATPSDVLEKLKRN, encoded by the coding sequence ATGCTTGTATTATCAAGAAAAACAGGCGAATCGATAATGATTGGTGACCAAATTGAAGTAAAGGTGCTGTCGGTCGATGGTGACCAAGTGAAGCTAGGCATTGTCGCACCCAAATCAGTAAAAGTTCATCGTTCAGAAGTTTTCGAATCGATACAGGAGCAAAATAAAGAGGCATTAGCAACACCGAGCGATGTCTTGGAAAAATTGAAGAGAAACTAA
- a CDS encoding AAA family ATPase, whose protein sequence is MSKLEAMRIHSFRGLTDVTLDHFSKINLFVGENNAGKTSLLEAIYLIANYSSKQGFLRLARMREHYIGGLARTLSTEELISWLFSETVKPIKIEYEWAGMRKYIQCTLEEEEYLILNDSSDENIDIIDREQVVKEQSIEIYENENSIGRPIKYQFGTLNEKVIGIIKKGDSLFNCHFISAIDHRIAPLSPYIIDDLVKDGERPMLIEALRQFDKKINGIELLMANDKGRNTRPIPYIQHEDLGLVPISMFGDGVRKALVIASQAIRFKDGIILIDEIETGIHTKLIPTFFTWLAEICNQYNIQLFATTHSLEALDGMLKAAEADYNQLSVYRLGEDKKKLKYFSGERLKVLRYELGQDVR, encoded by the coding sequence ATGAGTAAATTAGAGGCCATGCGTATTCATAGTTTTCGTGGCTTGACAGATGTTACGTTAGACCATTTTTCTAAAATTAATTTATTTGTCGGAGAAAACAATGCAGGAAAAACATCCTTGTTGGAGGCAATCTATTTAATTGCTAACTATTCCTCTAAACAAGGTTTTTTACGATTAGCGAGAATGAGGGAGCATTATATTGGTGGCTTAGCTCGTACACTATCTACTGAGGAGTTAATTAGTTGGTTATTTAGTGAAACTGTAAAGCCCATTAAAATAGAGTACGAATGGGCAGGGATGCGTAAATACATTCAATGTACTTTAGAAGAAGAAGAATACCTCATATTAAATGATAGCAGTGATGAAAATATAGATATTATAGATAGAGAGCAAGTTGTTAAAGAACAATCGATTGAAATATATGAGAATGAGAACAGTATAGGTAGGCCAATCAAATATCAATTTGGTACTTTAAATGAAAAAGTAATTGGAATTATCAAGAAAGGTGACAGTCTATTTAATTGCCATTTTATTTCAGCGATTGATCATCGTATTGCCCCTTTATCACCTTATATAATTGATGATCTTGTAAAAGATGGAGAAAGACCAATGCTTATTGAGGCTTTGCGTCAATTTGATAAAAAAATAAATGGTATCGAACTGCTTATGGCAAATGATAAAGGAAGAAATACAAGACCTATCCCTTATATTCAGCATGAAGATTTGGGGTTAGTGCCTATCTCTATGTTCGGTGATGGTGTTAGAAAGGCACTTGTTATTGCGTCGCAAGCAATCCGCTTTAAAGATGGAATTATTTTAATTGATGAAATCGAAACAGGTATTCATACAAAACTCATTCCAACCTTTTTCACATGGCTAGCGGAAATTTGTAATCAATATAATATTCAGCTTTTTGCAACAACACATAGTTTGGAAGCGTTAGATGGTATGCTAAAAGCGGCTGAAGCAGACTACAATCAACTTTCTGTATATCGCTTAGGAGAAGATAAAAAGAAATTAAAATATTTTTCTGGCGAAAGGCTAAAAGTACTAAGATATGAGCTAGGGCAGGATGTGCGCTAA
- a CDS encoding DUF3226 domain-containing protein, with protein sequence MKKYFYFIVEGVHDSAALGRYLKRKNISLIRKIEQVDLFWERIIPKSFPFNGDLLKRMPVPMFYSNEQYSIAIQTAGGDSGIVKAFDSLLNLDYEQLSGVALFCDADTKPAEQCFNDLISRMLNEVDEEYHSIFKEAVFGEVTLGSPSFGVYIFPNNECEGTLENLLLEGGEIVYSDLMASAKEYVKRISLDYRQKHWSISSEPKVLFGVMANALKPGKANQVSIQDNQWISEETITTNSQSRLNDFLEKLLN encoded by the coding sequence ATGAAAAAGTACTTTTATTTTATTGTAGAGGGTGTTCATGATTCGGCAGCTTTAGGGCGTTACTTAAAAAGAAAAAACATATCGTTAATTCGGAAAATTGAACAGGTAGATTTGTTTTGGGAGAGGATAATACCTAAAAGTTTTCCATTCAATGGCGATTTATTAAAGCGTATGCCCGTACCAATGTTTTATAGCAACGAGCAGTACTCGATTGCTATTCAAACGGCAGGAGGCGATTCGGGAATTGTAAAAGCCTTTGACAGTCTTTTGAATTTAGATTATGAACAATTATCAGGAGTTGCTCTATTTTGCGATGCAGATACAAAGCCAGCTGAGCAATGCTTTAATGATTTAATTAGCCGCATGCTTAATGAAGTGGATGAGGAGTATCATTCGATTTTTAAAGAGGCTGTATTTGGGGAAGTAACTCTTGGAAGTCCGAGTTTTGGTGTTTATATATTTCCTAATAATGAATGTGAAGGGACTTTAGAAAATTTATTGTTAGAAGGCGGCGAAATTGTTTATTCTGACTTAATGGCAAGTGCTAAAGAATATGTGAAGCGCATTTCTCTAGACTATCGTCAAAAGCATTGGTCCATTTCTAGTGAGCCAAAAGTATTGTTTGGTGTTATGGCAAATGCATTAAAGCCAGGAAAGGCAAATCAAGTATCAATTCAAGATAATCAATGGATTAGCGAAGAAACAATTACAACAAATAGCCAATCCCGTCTAAATGATTTTTTGGAAAAGTTATTAAACTAA
- a CDS encoding flagellin — MRIQHNISALNTHRNLAFNNTQASKNLEKLSSGYKINRAGDDAAGLAISEKMRGQIRGLDMATKNANDSISLIQTAEGALNESHAILQRMRELAVQASNDTNVNEDRIALQKEVQQLKEELTRISTDTEFNTQKLLNGSFEDKVFHIGANGDQNIRLSIGDTSAFELSLAKETKASGDYSIYSGTDAVAEFMSGGTAVITTSGGAALQFTKSGNGTDWKKSDGTASGQVTDAATIAWLNGQGSDKVDGKTSGVTLGDGLAGYINTSGQNLFYTSTAAKAGSTVHAGSTVDLTSQTGANDAIATIDAALKSISDTRSNLGAVQNRLEHTINNLGATSENLTAAESRIRDTDMAAEMMAFTKNNILMQAAQSMLAQANQQPQGVLQLLG; from the coding sequence ATGAGAATTCAACACAACATTTCAGCTTTAAACACACACCGTAACCTTGCTTTCAACAACACTCAAGCGTCTAAAAACCTTGAGAAATTATCTTCAGGTTACAAAATCAACCGTGCTGGCGATGACGCTGCTGGTTTAGCAATCTCTGAAAAAATGCGCGGACAAATTCGTGGTCTTGACATGGCTACGAAAAACGCTAACGACTCAATCTCTCTTATCCAAACAGCTGAGGGTGCATTAAACGAGTCACACGCAATCTTACAACGTATGCGTGAATTAGCAGTACAAGCTTCAAACGATACAAACGTTAACGAAGACCGTATTGCGTTACAAAAAGAAGTACAACAATTAAAAGAAGAGTTAACTCGTATCTCTACAGACACTGAGTTCAACACGCAAAAATTATTAAACGGTTCATTCGAAGACAAAGTGTTCCATATTGGTGCAAATGGAGATCAAAACATTCGTCTTTCAATTGGAGATACTTCAGCTTTCGAATTATCTTTAGCTAAAGAAACAAAAGCATCTGGAGATTACAGTATTTATTCTGGAACTGATGCTGTTGCAGAGTTTATGAGTGGTGGAACAGCTGTAATAACAACAAGTGGTGGGGCTGCTCTACAATTCACTAAATCAGGTAACGGAACAGACTGGAAAAAATCAGATGGAACTGCCAGCGGCCAAGTAACAGATGCTGCAACAATCGCATGGTTAAATGGTCAAGGAAGTGACAAAGTAGATGGTAAAACATCGGGTGTGACGCTTGGAGATGGTCTAGCTGGTTACATTAATACAAGTGGTCAAAACCTATTCTATACATCTACTGCTGCAAAAGCAGGTTCAACAGTTCATGCTGGTTCTACAGTAGACTTAACATCTCAAACAGGTGCAAACGATGCTATCGCTACAATTGATGCTGCATTAAAATCAATTTCAGATACACGATCAAACCTAGGTGCTGTTCAAAACCGTTTAGAGCACACAATCAACAACTTAGGTGCAACTTCTGAAAACTTAACAGCTGCTGAATCACGTATCCGTGACACAGATATGGCTGCTGAAATGATGGCGTTCACGAAAAACAACATCTTAATGCAAGCTGCACAATCTATGTTAGCTCAAGCTAACCAACAGCCACAAGGCGTATTACAATTATTAGGTTAA